In one window of Janthinobacterium sp. 1_2014MBL_MicDiv DNA:
- a CDS encoding TlpA disulfide reductase family protein encodes MLSLQIGPLALPTGLVLLIVSLCVAYGVAHWLQRRRQMPDAGPLVSDMLIAGLLAARLAFVLRWHEQYLAAPWSIINIRDGGFLAPAGIACALLVAAWRCRRPAMAAARRPLALSVASGALAWGVLSAGLGLAYDKPTALPAVALQTVDGAPTTLAALAGGKPMVVNLWASWCPPCRREMPVLAAAQKAHAGIVFVYANQREDAAAVHAFLAPGGLALRNVVLDSEAALGKAAGSSALPTTLFYDAQGRLVDTHLGELSDASLASKLQKIADPAS; translated from the coding sequence ATGCTGTCCCTGCAAATCGGCCCCCTGGCCCTGCCCACAGGCCTGGTCCTGCTGATCGTTTCGCTGTGCGTGGCCTACGGCGTGGCGCATTGGCTGCAACGCCGGCGCCAGATGCCCGATGCCGGCCCCCTCGTGTCCGACATGCTGATCGCCGGGCTGCTGGCGGCGCGGCTGGCCTTCGTGCTGCGCTGGCATGAACAGTACCTGGCGGCGCCCTGGTCCATCATCAATATCCGCGATGGCGGTTTCCTGGCACCGGCCGGCATCGCCTGCGCGCTGCTGGTGGCCGCGTGGCGCTGCCGGCGTCCCGCCATGGCGGCCGCGCGCCGTCCGCTGGCGCTCAGCGTGGCGTCGGGCGCGCTGGCCTGGGGCGTGCTGAGTGCGGGCCTGGGGCTGGCATATGACAAGCCGACGGCCCTGCCGGCCGTGGCGCTGCAGACTGTCGACGGCGCGCCGACGACCCTGGCGGCGCTGGCCGGCGGCAAGCCCATGGTGGTCAACCTGTGGGCCAGCTGGTGCCCGCCGTGCCGGCGCGAGATGCCCGTGCTGGCCGCCGCGCAGAAGGCGCATGCCGGTATCGTCTTCGTGTATGCGAACCAGCGCGAGGACGCCGCCGCCGTCCACGCCTTCCTTGCGCCGGGCGGCCTGGCGCTGCGCAATGTGGTGCTCGACAGCGAGGCGGCGCTGGGCAAGGCGGCCGGTTCCTCGGCCCTGCCCACCACCCTGTTCTACGACGCGCAAGGGCGATTGGTCGATACGCACCTGGGTGAATTGTCCGATGCGTCGCTGGCCAGCAAGCTGCAAAAGATCGCCGATCCTGCCTCATAA
- the dmeF gene encoding CDF family Co(II)/Ni(II) efflux transporter DmeF: MKQQNMAEDLSAWQHEHVFDGANGKAESRARLVMWITLATMALEIAAGWWYNSMALLADGWHMSSHALAIGLAAFAYAAARRYARDPRFAFGTWKIEVLAGYTSAILLLGVAVLMLAASVERLFSPQAIHYPEAMAVAAFGLLVNLACALILGGHHDHGHHHGHEHHEHHGHHHGEDLNMKAAYVHVLADAATSVLAIVALAGAWLYGWRWLDPVMGIVGAVLVALWAKKLMQETGKVLLDREMDHPVVQEIREAVEVDSAGDTPRIVDLHVWRVGKQLYSCALSVVSRDPALTAAELRARIGVHEEIVHSTIEIVRRT, translated from the coding sequence ATGAAACAGCAAAACATGGCGGAAGACCTCTCCGCCTGGCAGCACGAGCATGTGTTTGACGGCGCCAATGGCAAGGCGGAAAGCCGCGCGCGCCTCGTCATGTGGATCACCCTGGCCACCATGGCGCTGGAAATCGCCGCCGGCTGGTGGTACAACTCCATGGCCTTGCTGGCCGATGGCTGGCATATGAGTTCGCACGCGCTGGCCATCGGCCTGGCCGCGTTTGCGTATGCGGCGGCGCGCCGCTATGCGCGCGATCCCCGCTTTGCCTTCGGCACGTGGAAGATCGAGGTGCTGGCCGGCTACACGAGCGCCATCCTGCTGCTGGGCGTGGCCGTGCTGATGCTGGCCGCTTCCGTCGAGCGCCTGTTCTCGCCGCAGGCCATCCACTATCCCGAGGCGATGGCGGTAGCCGCCTTTGGCTTGCTGGTGAACCTGGCATGCGCGCTGATACTCGGCGGCCACCATGACCACGGCCACCACCATGGGCATGAGCATCACGAGCACCACGGCCACCACCATGGCGAAGACCTGAACATGAAGGCCGCGTATGTCCACGTGCTGGCCGATGCCGCCACGTCCGTGCTGGCCATCGTCGCGCTGGCGGGCGCCTGGCTGTATGGCTGGCGCTGGCTCGATCCCGTGATGGGCATCGTCGGCGCCGTGCTGGTGGCGCTGTGGGCGAAAAAGCTGATGCAGGAGACGGGCAAGGTCTTGCTGGACCGCGAAATGGACCACCCCGTGGTGCAGGAAATCCGCGAGGCGGTGGAGGTGGACAGCGCCGGCGACACGCCGCGCATCGTCGACCTGCACGTCTGGCGCGTGGGCAAGCAACTGTATTCGTGCGCCTTGTCCGTCGTCAGCCGCGATCCGGCCTTGACGGCCGCCGAGCTGCGCGCGCGCATCGGCGTCCACGAGGAAATCGTCCACAGCACCATCGAAATTGTGCGCCGTACTTGA
- a CDS encoding metal/formaldehyde-sensitive transcriptional repressor has product MGHTSHNKTRLLNRVKRIRGQVEGLERGLEEGRDCGEVLQLIAAVRGAVNGLMAEVIEEHLREHVASPDIGSDERARGADDIAGILRTYLK; this is encoded by the coding sequence ATGGGACACACATCGCACAACAAGACCAGGCTGCTCAATCGCGTGAAGCGCATCCGCGGCCAGGTGGAAGGCTTGGAGCGGGGCCTGGAAGAGGGGCGCGACTGCGGCGAGGTGCTGCAGCTGATCGCCGCCGTGCGCGGCGCCGTGAATGGCCTGATGGCGGAAGTCATCGAGGAGCACCTGCGCGAGCACGTGGCCAGCCCGGACATCGGCAGCGACGAGCGGGCCAGGGGCGCCGACGATATCGCGGGCATTTTGCGCACCTACCTCAAATGA
- a CDS encoding DUF2325 domain-containing protein, producing the protein MMGSLYGNEDLIAHEHRVLMGEYGRAQARCSAQLAGQAARIAQLEAELMRARAQVVIRDTKLALAREELAELAAAAPGLPTRARLARKVEWLTERVQDLMRELLRLQWVPAPSAVPRAALQADLLAGVREKAVLYVGNYLHPEAGQDADGANVAQQAIEQAGGRFLHHAGGDDGADDAAALEAGLVAADLVICQTGCVSHDAYWRVHDHCKRTGKQCVLVDQPQAMHFVRKEALAT; encoded by the coding sequence ATGATGGGCAGTTTGTACGGTAACGAGGATTTGATTGCGCACGAACATCGCGTGCTGATGGGCGAATATGGACGGGCGCAGGCCCGCTGCAGTGCGCAATTGGCCGGGCAGGCGGCGCGCATTGCGCAGCTGGAAGCGGAATTGATGCGCGCGCGGGCACAGGTCGTCATCCGCGACACGAAGCTGGCGCTGGCGCGCGAGGAACTGGCCGAGCTGGCTGCCGCCGCGCCGGGTTTGCCGACGCGCGCGCGGCTGGCGCGCAAGGTCGAATGGCTGACCGAGCGGGTGCAGGACCTGATGCGCGAATTGCTGCGTCTGCAGTGGGTGCCTGCGCCCTCGGCCGTGCCCCGTGCCGCGCTGCAAGCGGACCTGCTGGCGGGCGTGCGCGAAAAGGCCGTGCTGTATGTGGGTAACTATTTGCACCCGGAAGCGGGCCAGGACGCGGATGGCGCCAACGTGGCGCAGCAAGCCATCGAGCAGGCCGGCGGACGCTTCCTGCATCACGCAGGCGGCGACGATGGCGCAGACGATGCGGCGGCGCTGGAAGCGGGCCTGGTGGCGGCCGACCTGGTGATTTGCCAGACGGGCTGCGTCAGCCATGACGCCTATTGGCGCGTGCACGACCACTGCAAGCGCACGGGCAAGCAGTGCGTGCTGGTGGACCAGCCGCAAGCCATGCACTTCGTGCGCAAGGAAGCGCTGGCCACCTGA
- a CDS encoding zinc ribbon domain-containing protein YjdM has translation MSTLPPCPQCKSEFTYEDGSQLICPECAHEWSATAGDAVEEGVKVYRDAAGNILQDGDTVSVIKDLKLKGGGGVVKMGTKVKNIRLVDADHDIDCKIDGFGSMSLKTEFVKKV, from the coding sequence ATGAGCACATTACCACCATGCCCGCAATGCAAATCCGAATTCACGTACGAAGATGGCAGCCAGTTGATCTGCCCTGAATGCGCGCATGAATGGTCGGCCACGGCTGGCGATGCGGTGGAAGAGGGCGTCAAGGTGTACCGCGACGCGGCCGGCAATATCCTGCAGGACGGCGACACGGTCAGCGTCATCAAGGACTTGAAGCTGAAGGGCGGCGGCGGTGTCGTCAAGATGGGTACCAAGGTCAAGAACATCCGCCTGGTCGATGCCGACCATGACATCGACTGCAAGATCGACGGCTTCGGCTCGATGAGCCTGAAGACGGAATTCGTCAAAAAAGTCTAA